In Triticum aestivum cultivar Chinese Spring chromosome 5B, IWGSC CS RefSeq v2.1, whole genome shotgun sequence, the following proteins share a genomic window:
- the LOC123110669 gene encoding transcription initiation factor TFIID subunit 8, whose protein sequence is MSDRAGSSGSGSGSGDEFGRAVARAAVAQALEAAGFDCTHRSAVDALVDVLLRYLTHLGRAAAFHANLAGRALANEYDIIQSLEEIGTDFDGFAGAGTSGRCLVGSGVVKDLMAFVDSKDEVPFTRPLPKFPIPRAPQPTPSFAVAERESGMRHVPEWLPAFPDPHTYVRTEVWSEQAAKDRVDMVEQVRQRRKAEKSLLSLQQRLALAGADGFRPAVSEDSVAKGKEIQPAGSKRNPFLEPALPHGDKEVSEVDIPSERKKLSVLDAFAPAIQGANAMELDSGTGWDQNQNQKSIVPKVRAPVHLKIGVNKKPLAVALNSNSMDLREDPSFLKEEQKDDRKRRAGMILRASMDNPQELPQI, encoded by the coding sequence ATGAGTGACCGCGcgggcagcagcggcagcggcagcggcagtggGGACGAGTTCGGGAGGGCCGTGGCGCGGGCGGCGGTCGCGCAGGCGCTCGAGGCCGCGGGCTTCGACTGCACGCACCGCTCGGCCGTGGACGCGCTCGTCGACGTCCTCCTCCGCTACCTCACGCACCTGGGAAGGGCCGCGGCCTTCCACGCCAACCTCGCCGGCCGCGCTCTCGCCAACGAGTACGACATCATCCAGTCCCTCGAGGAAATCGGCACCGACTTTGATGGCTTCGCCGGGGCCGGCACCTCAGGCCGCTGCCTCGTCGGCTCAGGCGTCGTCAAGGACCTCATGGCCTTCGTCGACTCCAAGGACGAGGTGCCATTCACGCGTCCATTGCCCAAGTTCCCTATACCCCGCGCTCCGCAGCCCACGCCCAGCTTTGCTGTGGCTGAGAGAGAGTCTGGGATGAGGCATGTGCCCGAGTGGCTACCGGCCTTCCCGGACCCGCACACATACGTCAGGACAGAGGTGTGGAGTGAGCAGGCGGCCAAGGACAGGGTGGACATGGTCGAACAAgtgcggcagcggaggaaggccgaGAAGTCGCTGCTCAGCTTGCAGCAGCGATTGGCCCTTGCGGGCGCTGATGGGTTTCGGCCAGCGGTTTCTGAGGATAGTGTAGCCAAAGGGAAGGAGATACAACCAGCTGGGAGCAAGAGAAATCCTTTTCTTGAGCCTGCTTTGCCGCATGGAGACAAGGAGGTGTCAGAGGTTGATATCCCTTCTGAGCGGAAGAAACTttctgtccttgatgcatttgCACCAGCAATTCAGGGTGCAAATGCTATGGAGCTTGATTCTGGGACAGGTTGGGACCAGAATCAGAACCAAAAGAGCATTGTTCCAAAGGTGAGGGCACCAGTGCACCTGAAGATTGGAGTAAACAAGAAGCCCCTGGCAGTGGCCCTCAATTCAAATTCCATGGATCTGAGGGAGGACCCGTCGTTTTTGAAGGAGGAACAAAAGGATGACCGGAAGCGGAGGGCTGGGATGATATTGAGGGCATCAATGGATAACCCACAGGAACTGCCCCAGATTTAA